Proteins found in one Paenibacillus borealis genomic segment:
- a CDS encoding carbohydrate ABC transporter permease has protein sequence MVGKKKRKSSKTVVNLILGVICFIWILPTFGLFASSFRPAADILQTGWWKVFPHQEWKAGETLQLSKDVDLRQPIEVNGKTYSDDQLKAGVKADDSRLMWENRRARTVNVQEQGWKATPDLTLDNYKNVLSGKEYKLKEADGSETVQKGSGLSQAFWNTLTIAVPATVIPVLIASFAAYAFAWLRFPGRKTLFVIIIAMLVIPIQVALIPVLKDYTSLGLNGSYLGIWLAHTAFGLPLVTYFMYNFISQLPKDLFESAFIDGASHFTIFSRLILPLSVPALASIGIFQFLWVWNDYLVSLIFIGNQPSVQVMSMKIADLVGSRGNDWHLLTSAAFISMLMPLAIFFLLQKYFVRGLMGGSVKG, from the coding sequence ATGGTCGGCAAAAAGAAAAGAAAAAGCAGCAAAACCGTTGTTAACCTGATACTGGGCGTCATCTGCTTCATCTGGATTCTGCCAACGTTCGGGCTCTTTGCTTCTTCCTTCCGTCCGGCTGCGGATATTCTGCAGACCGGCTGGTGGAAGGTATTCCCCCATCAGGAGTGGAAGGCCGGCGAAACGCTGCAGCTGTCCAAGGACGTCGATCTGCGGCAGCCGATTGAGGTGAACGGCAAGACCTACAGTGATGATCAGCTCAAGGCGGGCGTGAAGGCGGATGACAGCCGCCTGATGTGGGAGAACCGCAGAGCGCGCACGGTCAATGTGCAGGAGCAGGGCTGGAAGGCTACGCCTGACCTGACTCTCGATAATTATAAGAATGTGCTGTCCGGCAAGGAGTACAAACTCAAGGAAGCCGACGGAAGTGAAACGGTGCAGAAGGGCAGCGGATTATCGCAGGCGTTCTGGAATACGCTGACGATTGCCGTTCCGGCTACGGTGATTCCGGTGCTGATCGCCTCTTTTGCCGCATACGCCTTCGCCTGGTTACGCTTCCCCGGACGCAAGACGCTGTTCGTCATCATTATCGCGATGCTGGTCATTCCGATACAGGTTGCGCTGATTCCGGTGCTGAAGGATTACACGTCGCTGGGACTGAACGGCAGTTATCTCGGCATCTGGCTGGCGCACACGGCCTTCGGCCTCCCGCTGGTTACGTACTTTATGTACAACTTCATCAGTCAGCTGCCGAAGGATCTGTTTGAATCGGCCTTCATTGACGGCGCCAGCCACTTTACCATTTTTAGCAGACTGATTCTGCCGCTCTCTGTACCTGCGCTCGCCTCCATTGGAATCTTCCAGTTCCTCTGGGTGTGGAATGATTATCTGGTGTCGCTGATCTTCATCGGCAACCAGCCGTCGGTGCAGGTGATGTCGATGAAGATCGCCGATCTGGTCGGCTCACGCGGCAATGACTGGCATCTGCTGACTTCGGCTGCGTTTATCTCGATGCTGATGCCGCTGGCGATCTTCTTCCTGCTGCAAAAGTATTTCGTCAGAGGTCTGATGGGCGGCTCGGTGAAAGGCTGA
- a CDS encoding LacI family DNA-binding transcriptional regulator, producing MPTIKDVALKAGVSATTVSRVLNNRGYLSEELKQKVQQAMDELNYRPNELARSLSRSKSNIIGLIIPHVSLPFFGELTSHIEEHAYREGYKLLLCNSWQDKQKEQEYINMLRSSRVDGIIMGSHTLEVEDYRQMNLPLVTFDRQISPDIPYVCSDNYNGGKLATILLIQKGCRRLAHIGGHPKLNILSHLRCVAFEETARLHSVRYVSLHTDNNSFDFEAYEQLLDQLFREHPEVDGIFAGSDIIAACALKACQIRGRRVPEDVRIIGYDGIALRSLLYPAISSIRQPMEAMGKLAVDLILRQVQGEPVESAYILPVELEEGATT from the coding sequence ATGCCGACCATCAAAGACGTTGCGCTGAAGGCTGGCGTATCGGCGACTACCGTATCCCGGGTATTGAACAACAGGGGGTACTTAAGTGAAGAATTGAAGCAGAAGGTGCAGCAGGCGATGGACGAGCTCAATTACCGCCCGAACGAACTGGCCCGCTCCCTCAGCCGCTCCAAATCGAACATTATCGGACTGATTATTCCGCATGTTTCCCTGCCCTTTTTCGGCGAATTGACCAGTCATATTGAAGAACATGCCTACCGTGAAGGCTACAAGCTGCTGCTCTGCAACTCGTGGCAGGACAAGCAGAAGGAACAGGAGTATATCAACATGCTGCGTTCAAGCCGGGTCGACGGCATTATTATGGGCAGCCATACGCTTGAAGTAGAAGATTACCGGCAGATGAACCTGCCTCTGGTTACCTTTGACCGGCAGATTTCGCCGGATATTCCTTATGTATGCTCAGACAATTACAACGGGGGCAAGCTGGCCACTATCCTGCTGATTCAAAAAGGCTGCCGCCGCCTGGCCCATATCGGCGGCCATCCCAAGCTGAATATCTTATCCCATCTCCGCTGCGTGGCCTTTGAGGAAACCGCTCGGCTGCACAGTGTCCGGTACGTTTCGCTGCACACGGATAACAACAGCTTCGACTTCGAAGCCTATGAGCAGCTGCTGGACCAGCTGTTCCGCGAGCATCCCGAGGTGGACGGAATCTTTGCCGGCAGTGACATCATAGCCGCCTGTGCCCTGAAGGCCTGCCAGATCAGAGGGCGGCGCGTTCCTGAAGATGTGCGGATTATCGGCTATGACGGCATCGCCCTCCGCAGCCTGCTGTATCCGGCCATCAGCTCTATCCGCCAGCCGATGGAGGCGATGGGCAAGCTGGCCGTCGATTTAATCCTGCGGCAGGTGCAGGGTGAACCCGTTGAGTCAGCATACATCCTGCCCGTGGAGCTGGAGGAGGGCGCTACGACGTAG
- the pgmB gene encoding beta-phosphoglucomutase produces MKMKPYEHPPALYPYREWSLGEEHYEDEYNQRSESVFALGNGYIGMRGNFEEGYHGKLGTSVAGNYLNGFYDSEPIVYPEGAFGFPSRNQAMLNVTDARMIELSIEGNDFRLDHGTVHRYERRLDMQSGILHREVEWESPAGHRVLLQIRRMVSLAHKHLAAIDYAVTALNFSGTLKFESAVDGEIRQPEATDDPRLGAGSAEPSLLLEDTGYDAATRKLWMKQRTRHTQFALLTAVSHVLQAKSGREMSHQLIGQRVSVCYAAAVRSGETVRLTKYITYHTSKDYMEEELHNRSAGVLEIAGELGFTGLAEEQQGYLDSFWAHTDVEINGDPALQQGIRFNAFQLLQSVGRDGATNIGAKGLTGEGYEGHYFWDTEMYMLPFFTFTQPEVSRALLEFRYATLGKARERAEVMSQKGALYPWRTIDGEENSAYFPAGTAQAHINADIAYGLKQYVLATGDTEFLVAQGAEILFETSRFWADLGHYNPARGGAFCIDAVTGPDEYTAIVNNNAYTNLMVQDQFMYAYETALLLREEYPADYERLRLAIGLSMEEAEGWKEAAGRMFIPFDNDLGIYAQDDTFLTKQKWDFDNTPADKYPLLLNYHPLVIYRHQVLKQADFVMAMFLLGDKFSLADKIRNYHYYEPLTTHDSSLSPCIHSIMSAEIGDLNGAYAYFDRTVRMDLDDINRNAKDGLHMAAMAGSWMSIVNGFGGFRLYEGQLSFDPALPEQWESYRFKITVRGQLLDIFVDREVAVYTLLAGTGLEIRHKEQLLRLLPQEPVKIQLAGQLQAVIFDLDGVITDSAEYHYLAWQALADELGIPFSREKNERLKGVSRMESLEIVLEGSRLALLPEAEKLRLAEKKNDHYKEMIGRINPADLLPGIPELLDSLRERGISAGLASASLNAPLILERLGAARWFQAVADPAELRKGKPDPEIFLKAAELLGVTPGNCIGVEDAAAGVVAIKAAGMKAVGIGSAQQLGAADLVLSSTSELSALKLLELYAG; encoded by the coding sequence ATGAAGATGAAGCCCTATGAACATCCGCCGGCATTATATCCTTACCGCGAGTGGAGTCTCGGTGAGGAACACTACGAGGATGAGTACAATCAGCGGAGCGAGAGCGTGTTCGCACTCGGCAACGGATATATCGGCATGCGCGGAAATTTCGAGGAAGGGTATCATGGCAAGTTGGGCACTTCGGTAGCCGGAAACTATCTGAACGGATTCTACGATTCTGAGCCGATTGTCTATCCCGAAGGGGCCTTCGGGTTCCCTTCCCGGAATCAGGCGATGCTGAATGTGACCGATGCGCGTATGATCGAGCTCAGCATTGAAGGAAATGATTTCCGGCTGGACCACGGAACAGTGCACCGGTATGAACGCCGGCTGGATATGCAGAGCGGTATTCTGCACCGGGAGGTGGAGTGGGAATCCCCTGCCGGCCACCGGGTGCTGCTGCAGATCCGCCGGATGGTTTCACTTGCGCACAAGCATCTGGCCGCCATCGACTATGCAGTGACAGCGCTGAACTTCTCCGGCACGCTGAAGTTTGAATCGGCTGTGGACGGCGAGATCCGGCAGCCGGAGGCCACCGATGACCCGCGGCTGGGGGCAGGCAGTGCTGAACCGAGCCTGCTGCTGGAGGATACCGGCTATGACGCTGCCACCCGGAAGCTGTGGATGAAGCAGCGGACACGGCATACGCAGTTTGCGCTGCTGACCGCTGTAAGCCATGTGCTGCAGGCGAAGTCCGGGCGCGAGATGAGCCACCAGCTGATCGGGCAGCGGGTATCGGTATGTTATGCCGCGGCGGTACGCAGCGGTGAGACCGTGAGACTCACCAAATATATAACGTATCACACCTCCAAGGATTACATGGAGGAGGAGCTGCATAACCGGAGTGCCGGGGTATTGGAAATAGCCGGAGAGCTTGGGTTCACCGGTCTGGCTGAGGAGCAGCAGGGGTACCTGGACAGCTTCTGGGCACATACGGATGTGGAAATCAACGGTGATCCGGCGCTGCAGCAGGGCATCCGCTTTAATGCTTTTCAGCTGCTGCAATCGGTAGGCCGGGACGGTGCGACGAATATCGGAGCCAAGGGCTTAACCGGAGAAGGCTATGAAGGCCATTACTTCTGGGATACGGAGATGTACATGCTGCCGTTCTTCACCTTCACCCAGCCTGAAGTCAGCCGGGCGCTGCTGGAATTCCGCTATGCCACGCTCGGCAAGGCGCGGGAACGCGCGGAGGTCATGTCGCAGAAGGGGGCGCTGTACCCGTGGCGGACGATTGACGGCGAAGAGAACTCCGCCTACTTCCCGGCAGGCACCGCCCAGGCGCATATCAATGCTGATATTGCCTACGGGCTTAAGCAGTATGTACTGGCAACGGGCGATACGGAATTCCTGGTTGCCCAAGGGGCGGAGATTCTGTTTGAGACCTCGCGCTTCTGGGCCGATCTCGGTCACTATAACCCCGCGCGCGGAGGCGCCTTCTGTATTGATGCCGTGACTGGACCGGATGAATATACGGCAATTGTGAATAACAATGCCTACACCAATCTCATGGTTCAGGACCAATTCATGTATGCCTATGAGACCGCCCTGCTTCTGCGGGAGGAATATCCTGCTGACTATGAGCGCCTGCGGCTGGCCATAGGGCTATCCATGGAAGAAGCAGAGGGCTGGAAGGAAGCCGCCGGAAGGATGTTCATTCCTTTTGACAATGATCTCGGCATTTATGCCCAGGATGACACGTTCCTGACGAAGCAGAAATGGGATTTCGATAACACGCCGGCTGATAAGTATCCGCTGCTGCTGAATTATCACCCCCTCGTGATCTACCGCCACCAGGTGTTGAAGCAGGCGGATTTTGTGATGGCCATGTTCCTGCTGGGAGACAAGTTCAGCCTGGCCGATAAAATACGCAACTATCATTACTATGAGCCGTTAACCACCCACGACTCCTCGCTGTCGCCTTGTATTCACAGCATCATGTCTGCTGAGATCGGCGATTTAAACGGAGCATATGCCTACTTCGACCGCACCGTGCGGATGGATCTTGATGACATTAACCGCAACGCCAAGGACGGGCTGCATATGGCGGCGATGGCCGGCTCGTGGATGTCGATCGTGAACGGTTTTGGAGGGTTTCGGCTGTATGAAGGGCAGCTGAGCTTTGATCCTGCCCTGCCGGAGCAGTGGGAGAGCTACCGCTTCAAGATCACTGTACGCGGGCAACTGCTGGATATATTCGTTGATCGTGAGGTTGCCGTATATACGCTGCTGGCCGGTACGGGTCTTGAGATCAGGCATAAGGAACAGCTGCTGCGGCTGCTTCCGCAGGAGCCGGTGAAGATCCAGCTTGCGGGCCAGCTTCAGGCGGTAATCTTCGATCTGGACGGCGTCATTACCGACTCCGCCGAATATCATTATCTGGCTTGGCAAGCTCTCGCCGATGAGCTGGGCATCCCCTTCAGCCGGGAGAAGAATGAACGGCTGAAGGGGGTCAGCCGGATGGAATCGCTGGAGATTGTGCTGGAGGGCAGCAGACTTGCGCTGCTGCCTGAAGCCGAGAAGCTCCGGCTGGCGGAGAAGAAGAACGATCATTACAAGGAAATGATCGGGCGCATCAACCCGGCGGACCTGCTGCCGGGTATTCCAGAGCTGCTAGATTCCCTGCGCGAGCGGGGAATCTCTGCGGGGCTGGCCTCGGCCAGCCTGAATGCGCCGCTGATTCTGGAGCGCCTCGGCGCAGCCCGTTGGTTCCAGGCGGTAGCCGACCCGGCTGAACTCCGGAAGGGCAAGCCCGACCCGGAGATCTTCCTCAAGGCGGCGGAGCTGCTCGGTGTTACGCCGGGCAACTGCATCGGCGTGGAGGATGCGGCCGCAGGCGTTGTCGCGATTAAGGCGGCGGGCATGAAGGCCGTGGGCATTGGCAGCGCGCAGCAGCTGGGCGCGGCGGATCTTGTGCTCTCTTCCACCTCGGAGCTTAGTGCCTTGAAGCTGCTGGAGCTGTATGCGGGATAA
- a CDS encoding ABC transporter substrate binding protein, whose protein sequence is MGVDKIHLRLLKSLLLPLFILLCTTGGTHTYAEELPAQNVLVLHSYQKGFAWSDEQSAGIEERLKSAAALPVIYTEYMDWKRYPNQENLEHFYETIKFKYQNVHIDAVLTTDDAALSFAMKYRREILDDAPIIFSGINELGVAGISDPDNITGVIEKIDPTRTIQMALEINPSVKKVYVVFDNSESGLSTGKMVMDQINALNLGLEIFPMNRFSSEQIKATASTLSPDSIVLMTTYYSDSTGRIVEFDRFSSELGKSSSVPVYHIYDFGLNHGAFGGSLISGRMQGQTSADLALRILQGESADHIPVVTDSNVRNVFDYNELKHFGVPLDKLPEGSEIINKPFSFYQTYKVLVLSIIAAFAVLLIFIFVLLFYVQLVKRIRSNLEKSNERFSLATYGADAVIWDVDMSTMIYYFSDSWYELLGYERDEINESHGGWRDIIHPEDAEQEDRLRTQHLEGRSSYYYAEYRMRSKSGDYKWFQARGKVLRNASGGYIRFAGSMVDVTDRKGYESKLQMSYQELESTYEELTALQDELLEQYNKVVENQALLRTSEEKYRLLAYNDVLSGLPNRLSLSEELKRFIEEHSGGHAALFFLDIDNFKYINDSMGHTFGDELLVKVGERLLELSDGRSKHFRFGGDEFVILFKDIDGAGEVIRYADSLVQGFKEPFQLNASVVHISTSIGIAQYPENGLNAEELLKNADIAMYKAKEAGKGIYVIYGHEMQQHFDERMIIEMHLRNAVSNNELSLHYQPLVDIGSNEIWGFEALIRWNNPVLGFVSPLSFIKIAEDCRLIVPIGEWVLRTACQFIKDLQNQGYEGYHISVNISVIQLMLDDFTDMVLTVLRDTGLAPEYLELEITESIFMESFEAISSKLEALKNKGIGIALDDFGTGYSSLSYLKQLPITTLKIDKSFIDSIDTPNNMSLASSIVTIGHDMGLNVTAEGVETPEQLAFLERTSCDKIQGYYISRPIPEKEVAGWVAGRRAG, encoded by the coding sequence ATGGGTGTAGATAAAATTCATCTCAGGTTGTTAAAAAGCTTGCTCTTGCCGCTGTTTATCTTACTGTGTACGACAGGAGGCACACACACCTACGCCGAAGAACTTCCCGCCCAGAATGTGCTGGTGCTGCATTCCTATCAGAAAGGCTTTGCCTGGAGCGACGAACAGAGTGCCGGAATTGAAGAACGCCTCAAGAGCGCAGCCGCTCTGCCTGTAATCTATACCGAGTATATGGATTGGAAACGGTATCCCAATCAGGAGAACCTCGAACACTTCTACGAAACGATCAAATTCAAGTATCAGAATGTCCATATTGATGCGGTTCTAACTACAGATGATGCTGCCTTGAGCTTTGCGATGAAGTACCGCCGCGAGATTCTGGATGATGCTCCGATCATATTCAGCGGTATCAATGAACTGGGTGTGGCCGGTATTTCGGACCCTGACAACATCACAGGCGTTATTGAGAAGATTGATCCTACCCGTACGATTCAAATGGCGCTGGAGATCAACCCTTCCGTGAAGAAGGTTTATGTTGTTTTTGATAATTCGGAGAGCGGTTTGTCTACCGGCAAAATGGTCATGGATCAGATTAATGCGCTGAACCTGGGGCTGGAGATCTTCCCTATGAACCGCTTTTCCAGTGAACAGATAAAAGCTACTGCATCCACTCTGTCTCCGGACAGTATCGTACTGATGACTACATACTATAGTGACTCTACCGGAAGAATTGTTGAGTTTGACAGGTTCTCTAGTGAACTGGGCAAGAGCAGCAGTGTTCCGGTGTACCATATTTATGATTTTGGACTGAACCACGGTGCCTTTGGCGGCAGTCTGATCAGCGGCAGAATGCAGGGACAGACCTCAGCGGATCTGGCGCTGCGCATCCTGCAGGGTGAGAGTGCGGATCATATCCCTGTTGTAACCGACAGCAATGTGCGCAATGTATTTGACTACAACGAGCTTAAGCATTTTGGCGTACCGCTGGACAAGCTGCCGGAGGGCAGCGAAATCATCAACAAGCCGTTCTCCTTCTATCAGACTTACAAAGTGCTGGTGCTTAGCATTATTGCCGCTTTTGCCGTGCTGCTGATCTTTATCTTTGTATTGTTGTTCTATGTGCAGCTGGTCAAACGGATCAGAAGCAATCTGGAAAAAAGCAATGAACGCTTCAGCCTCGCCACCTATGGCGCGGATGCGGTAATCTGGGACGTGGATATGTCTACGATGATCTATTACTTCTCGGACAGCTGGTATGAGCTGCTGGGGTATGAACGGGATGAGATCAATGAGAGCCATGGCGGCTGGCGAGATATCATTCATCCTGAGGATGCCGAGCAGGAGGACCGGCTGCGGACCCAGCATCTGGAGGGTCGTTCTTCTTATTACTACGCTGAATACCGGATGCGCAGCAAGTCTGGGGACTACAAGTGGTTTCAGGCCCGGGGCAAGGTGCTGCGGAATGCAAGCGGAGGATATATCAGGTTTGCCGGATCAATGGTCGATGTCACCGACCGCAAAGGATATGAGAGCAAGCTGCAGATGAGCTATCAGGAGCTGGAGTCTACCTATGAGGAGCTGACGGCGCTGCAGGATGAGCTGCTGGAGCAGTATAACAAGGTGGTGGAGAATCAGGCGCTGCTGCGCACCAGTGAAGAGAAGTACCGCCTGCTGGCCTATAACGATGTATTGAGCGGCCTGCCAAACCGGCTGTCGCTGTCTGAAGAGCTGAAGAGATTTATTGAGGAGCATTCCGGCGGCCATGCTGCGCTGTTCTTCCTGGATATTGATAATTTCAAATATATTAATGATTCGATGGGCCATACCTTCGGCGATGAGCTGCTGGTGAAGGTCGGTGAGCGGCTGCTGGAGCTGTCCGACGGTCGCAGTAAGCATTTCCGTTTCGGCGGCGATGAATTTGTGATCCTGTTCAAGGATATAGACGGGGCAGGTGAGGTGATCCGCTATGCGGATTCATTGGTTCAGGGCTTCAAGGAGCCGTTTCAGCTAAATGCCAGTGTCGTACATATCTCGACCAGTATCGGCATCGCCCAATACCCGGAGAATGGCTTGAATGCAGAGGAACTGCTGAAGAATGCCGATATTGCCATGTACAAAGCGAAGGAAGCGGGCAAAGGCATCTATGTGATCTACGGGCATGAGATGCAGCAGCATTTCGATGAGCGGATGATTATTGAGATGCATTTAAGAAACGCGGTCTCGAATAACGAGCTCTCGCTGCATTATCAGCCGCTGGTGGATATCGGTTCGAATGAGATCTGGGGATTCGAGGCCTTGATCCGCTGGAACAATCCGGTGCTTGGCTTCGTATCGCCGTTGTCCTTCATTAAGATTGCCGAGGATTGCCGGCTGATTGTTCCTATCGGGGAATGGGTGCTGCGCACCGCCTGCCAGTTCATCAAGGATCTGCAGAACCAGGGGTACGAGGGGTACCATATTTCGGTCAACATCTCGGTCATTCAGCTGATGCTGGATGATTTCACGGACATGGTGCTTACCGTGCTGCGGGATACCGGACTTGCGCCGGAGTATCTGGAGCTGGAGATTACGGAGTCGATCTTCATGGAATCGTTCGAGGCCATCAGCTCCAAGCTGGAGGCGCTCAAGAATAAGGGCATCGGCATCGCGCTGGACGACTTCGGAACGGGCTACTCTTCACTGAGCTATCTGAAGCAGCTGCCGATTACCACACTGAAGATCGATAAGTCCTTCATCGACAGCATAGATACCCCGAACAATATGTCGCTGGCCAGCTCCATTGTGACTATCGGCCATGATATGGGACTGAATGTTACCGCAGAAGGGGTGGAGACACCGGAGCAGCTGGCTTTTCTGGAGCGGACTAGCTGTGACAAGATTCAGGGGTATTATATCAGCAGGCCTATTCCGGAAAAAGAGGTCGCGGGCTGGGTTGCCGGACGGCGTGCGGGCTGA
- a CDS encoding DinB family protein, whose translation MLTSTITELQSLLAAVPAAYNRLTPEEAAAPRPGGKWSCLQLLGHLCDSAINNLTRFIKVQYEPQPLLLTYYDQNEWMTAQQYASAPHDEILTLWISLNQSILRAVSRLSAEQLALLLLRNDGTMVTLQWLVEDYLDHMKHHLRQMFPDQDWV comes from the coding sequence ATGCTAACGTCTACGATTACTGAGTTGCAATCGCTGCTGGCAGCAGTACCCGCTGCGTATAACCGTCTCACTCCAGAGGAAGCTGCCGCACCGCGTCCTGGAGGCAAATGGTCCTGTTTGCAACTACTCGGACATTTATGCGATTCGGCGATCAACAACCTTACGCGGTTTATCAAGGTCCAGTACGAACCTCAGCCCCTGCTGCTGACTTATTATGACCAGAATGAATGGATGACTGCCCAGCAGTATGCCTCGGCTCCGCATGATGAAATACTGACCCTGTGGATCAGCCTGAATCAGTCGATCCTGCGCGCAGTTTCGCGCCTGTCTGCGGAGCAGCTGGCACTCCTCTTACTACGCAACGACGGTACCATGGTCACCCTGCAATGGCTGGTTGAGGACTATCTGGATCACATGAAGCATCATCTGCGGCAAATGTTCCCGGACCAGGACTGGGTATAG
- a CDS encoding carbohydrate ABC transporter permease, protein MDAQIKPEAGAPGTQAKQRISGRAVLLSLGVLLANIVINGLIFLFFRDSTLNPLLTAVLAVLWGVLGVYLIYYTLTWAVEQYPDRIRRKVLPYVFVGPAVIILGWLLILPALRTLYLSFFNASSEKFVGLSNYAAIFSDHLMATALRNNLLWVFVGTLACVCFGLLIAILADRSSYERIAKSIIFMPMAISFVAAGVIWKFVYYYQPGDEQIGLLNAIVTYFGGEPQAWTSMLQPWNNFFLIIILIWMQTGFAMVIFSAAIKGVPDDILEAARVDGAGEVKIFFGIMIPFISSTILTVTTTIIVFTLKIFDVVMVMTGGQYDTEVVATQFYRQFFMYRNFGYGSTLAIVLLIAVLPVILINLRQFRKQGGF, encoded by the coding sequence ATGGATGCACAAATAAAGCCGGAGGCCGGTGCCCCAGGTACGCAGGCCAAGCAGAGAATCAGCGGCCGGGCGGTGCTTTTATCGCTGGGGGTGCTGCTTGCCAACATTGTGATCAACGGGCTGATTTTCTTGTTTTTCCGCGATTCTACGCTTAATCCGCTGCTGACTGCGGTGCTTGCCGTGCTGTGGGGCGTGCTGGGTGTATATCTGATCTATTACACCTTGACCTGGGCGGTTGAGCAATATCCCGATCGTATCCGCAGGAAAGTGCTGCCCTACGTATTCGTCGGACCCGCGGTGATTATCCTCGGCTGGCTGTTAATTCTGCCTGCGCTGCGGACCCTGTACTTAAGCTTCTTCAATGCTTCTTCAGAGAAGTTCGTCGGACTCAGCAACTATGCCGCGATCTTCAGCGATCATCTGATGGCCACTGCACTGCGCAACAATCTGCTCTGGGTATTCGTAGGGACGCTGGCCTGTGTATGCTTCGGGCTGCTGATTGCCATCCTTGCCGACCGCAGCAGTTATGAACGTATTGCCAAATCGATTATTTTCATGCCGATGGCCATTTCTTTTGTAGCCGCAGGCGTGATCTGGAAGTTCGTCTATTATTATCAGCCGGGTGATGAGCAGATCGGACTGCTGAACGCGATCGTAACCTATTTCGGCGGCGAACCGCAGGCCTGGACGAGTATGCTGCAGCCCTGGAATAACTTCTTCCTCATTATTATCCTGATCTGGATGCAGACGGGGTTTGCCATGGTTATCTTTTCAGCAGCGATCAAAGGTGTTCCCGATGATATTCTGGAAGCCGCACGGGTGGACGGGGCCGGTGAGGTGAAGATCTTTTTCGGCATCATGATTCCGTTTATCTCCTCGACAATCCTGACCGTAACCACAACCATTATTGTCTTTACCTTGAAAATATTTGACGTCGTCATGGTGATGACGGGTGGTCAATACGATACAGAAGTAGTAGCGACGCAGTTCTACCGGCAATTCTTCATGTACCGCAACTTCGGTTACGGCTCAACACTGGCTATCGTACTCCTGATCGCGGTATTGCCTGTTATTCTTATTAATCTGCGGCAGTTCCGCAAGCAGGGGGGATTCTAA